One genomic window of Actinoplanes lobatus includes the following:
- a CDS encoding thioesterase domain-containing protein codes for MTTVAPRDPAELQIADLWRETIGIPEVGVHDDFFEVGGHSLLAISVVVGIRRLFGVDVTAGQLLEANTIAKLAEIVRGGNPGEAPSPLARLRHGDPELAPVYGLPPVSGTTLVYVRLMQALPRNRPFWALQSVGLQPGEQPLTTVEDVAADFITRARKVHPAGKPWHLVGYSMGGVYAYEIAKQLHAAGEPVGLVGLLDTRPTADTGGDEDYALNALLRRGLKLDLDLDEVRAMEPDARAELLLTEAVAAGTVPADFDRDRLLRMVDMYRYNLDALVGYDPAGYPGTVTLYRVTDHAMEPVLLPRDLDWTRRAGELVVHDVPGHHFSMIEPGQVETIAALVDAATTTEEDK; via the coding sequence ATGACGACCGTCGCGCCGCGTGACCCGGCCGAACTACAGATCGCCGACCTGTGGCGGGAGACCATCGGCATCCCCGAGGTGGGGGTGCACGACGACTTCTTCGAGGTCGGCGGGCACTCGCTGCTGGCGATCAGCGTGGTGGTCGGCATCCGCCGGCTGTTCGGGGTGGACGTCACCGCCGGGCAGCTGCTGGAGGCCAACACCATCGCGAAACTCGCCGAGATCGTCCGCGGCGGCAACCCGGGGGAGGCGCCCAGCCCGCTGGCCCGGCTGCGGCACGGCGACCCGGAGCTGGCCCCGGTCTACGGGCTGCCGCCGGTCTCCGGCACCACCCTCGTCTACGTACGGCTCATGCAGGCGCTGCCCCGCAACCGGCCGTTCTGGGCGTTGCAGTCGGTCGGCCTCCAGCCGGGGGAACAGCCGCTCACCACGGTCGAGGACGTGGCCGCCGACTTCATCACCCGGGCCCGCAAGGTCCACCCGGCCGGGAAACCGTGGCACCTGGTCGGCTACTCGATGGGCGGCGTGTACGCCTACGAGATCGCCAAGCAGCTGCACGCCGCCGGGGAACCGGTCGGCCTGGTCGGGCTGCTCGACACCCGGCCCACCGCGGACACCGGCGGCGACGAGGACTACGCGCTCAACGCCCTGCTGCGCCGCGGCCTCAAGCTCGACCTCGACCTGGACGAGGTGCGGGCCATGGAACCGGACGCCCGCGCCGAGCTGCTGCTGACCGAGGCGGTCGCGGCCGGCACCGTACCGGCCGACTTCGACCGCGACCGGCTGCTGCGGATGGTCGACATGTACCGGTACAACCTGGACGCGCTGGTCGGCTACGACCCGGCCGGCTACCCGGGCACCGTCACCCTCTACCGGGTGACCGACCACGCCATGGAGCCGGTGCTGCTGCCGCGTGACCTCGACTGGACCCGGCGGGCCGGTGAACTCGTCGTCCACGACGTGCCGGGCCACCACTTCAGCATGATCGAACCCGGCCAGGTGGAGACCATCGCCGCCCTGGTCGACGCCGCCACCACCACGGAGGAAGACAAGTGA
- a CDS encoding MFS transporter has protein sequence MLTGPARKLVTAQLVTNIGNGAFGTCSALYFTQVLGFSPAALGLGLAAAGVAGVLAGVPAGHLADRFGARRVAVLLVALTGVAAAGYIVLDSYPAFVVIACAWALFGRGGYAARQALMAAVLSGQDLVQARARLRVVTNIGLAIGAGVGALALAADTPQAYRIVLALDAFSFFGSAVLLHRLPAAPPTAVERQPGEPRLAVLRDRPYATITLLNMVMSLHVPVLDVILPLWIVLHTGAPKPLTAALVVLNTVTVVLLQVRVTTGIDTVPTAVRATRTAALVLAGMCLFFAASDGRDAVVATVLLIVAAGLHVYGEMVQSSAGWVLAYELAPPDRQGQYQGFFNSGTAVSQMVAPAALTLLLIEGGRPGWLVLAAAFLAAGWATGPATARAHQYERSTP, from the coding sequence ATGCTGACCGGCCCAGCCCGGAAACTGGTGACCGCACAGCTGGTCACCAACATCGGCAACGGTGCGTTCGGCACCTGCTCGGCCCTCTACTTCACCCAGGTCCTCGGGTTCTCCCCGGCGGCGCTCGGTCTCGGCCTGGCCGCCGCCGGAGTCGCCGGGGTGCTGGCCGGTGTCCCGGCCGGCCATCTCGCCGACCGGTTCGGCGCCCGCCGGGTCGCCGTCCTGCTGGTCGCCCTCACCGGTGTCGCGGCGGCCGGCTACATCGTCCTCGACTCGTACCCGGCGTTCGTCGTGATCGCCTGCGCGTGGGCGCTCTTCGGCCGCGGCGGGTACGCGGCCCGGCAGGCCCTGATGGCCGCCGTCCTCTCCGGGCAGGACCTGGTCCAGGCCCGCGCCCGGTTGCGCGTGGTCACCAACATCGGCCTGGCGATCGGCGCCGGAGTCGGGGCGCTGGCGCTGGCGGCGGACACCCCGCAGGCGTACCGGATCGTGCTCGCCCTTGACGCGTTCTCGTTCTTCGGCTCCGCCGTCCTGCTGCACCGGCTGCCCGCCGCCCCGCCCACCGCCGTCGAACGGCAACCCGGCGAGCCGCGTCTGGCCGTCCTCCGGGACCGGCCCTACGCCACGATCACCCTGCTCAACATGGTGATGTCGCTGCACGTGCCGGTGCTCGACGTGATCCTGCCGCTGTGGATCGTGCTGCACACCGGCGCGCCGAAACCGCTGACCGCCGCCCTGGTCGTGCTGAACACGGTCACCGTCGTGCTGTTACAGGTCCGGGTCACGACCGGCATCGACACCGTGCCCACGGCGGTGCGCGCCACCCGTACCGCTGCTTTGGTCTTGGCAGGCATGTGCCTGTTCTTCGCGGCATCCGACGGGCGTGACGCCGTGGTGGCGACGGTGCTGCTGATCGTCGCCGCGGGCCTGCACGTCTACGGCGAGATGGTCCAGTCGTCGGCCGGCTGGGTGCTCGCCTACGAACTGGCACCGCCCGACCGGCAGGGCCAGTACCAGGGCTTCTTCAACTCCGGGACGGCCGTGTCACAGATGGTCGCACCGGCCGCCCTGACCCTGCTGCTGATCGAGGGCGGCCGGCCGGGCTGGCTCGTGCTGGCCGCCGCCTTCCTGGCCGCCGGCTGGGCGACCGGCCCGGCCACCGCCCGCGCCCACCAGTACGAACGGAGCACCCCATGA
- a CDS encoding alpha/beta fold hydrolase, which yields MSRSTTPALAGVPGIQLIDFDLVTGPAGPSRLFLHGFGGDKHQLRGLGGALPPASQSMYVSLRAHGDSPRPAWGYSVLDFAADVHRVADLLRPPVDVIAYSYGALVGAACAATWGDGLIRSLVVIDQSFTADPAQHEADEWAEGSYLRWMYRYGRMVERLGIPVHVLAAQHSDMIGPDERGRMSAAGIRVTTIPGDHSGCLDDPARLAAVITGRPC from the coding sequence TTGAGCAGGTCAACAACGCCGGCGCTGGCCGGCGTACCGGGAATTCAGCTGATCGACTTCGACCTCGTCACGGGTCCGGCCGGGCCGTCCCGGCTGTTCCTGCACGGGTTCGGCGGCGACAAACACCAGCTGCGCGGGCTGGGCGGCGCACTGCCGCCGGCGAGTCAATCGATGTACGTGTCGCTGCGCGCCCACGGCGACAGCCCCCGCCCGGCCTGGGGCTACTCGGTCCTCGACTTCGCCGCCGACGTGCACCGCGTCGCCGACCTGCTGCGGCCGCCGGTCGACGTGATCGCCTACTCGTACGGCGCCCTGGTCGGCGCCGCCTGTGCCGCCACCTGGGGCGACGGCCTGATCCGCAGCCTCGTCGTGATCGACCAGTCGTTCACCGCCGACCCGGCCCAGCACGAGGCCGACGAGTGGGCCGAGGGCAGCTACCTGCGGTGGATGTACCGGTACGGCCGCATGGTCGAGCGCCTCGGCATCCCGGTGCACGTGCTCGCCGCCCAGCACAGCGACATGATCGGCCCGGACGAGCGGGGCCGGATGAGCGCCGCCGGCATCCGGGTCACCACGATCCCCGGCGACCACAGTGGCTGCCTCGACGACCCGGCCCGCCTCGCCGCGGTCATCACCGGGCGCCCATGCTGA